From one Thermodesulfobium sp. 4217-1 genomic stretch:
- a CDS encoding 3-isopropylmalate dehydratase, giving the protein MAISGRVIKVSDNISTDHIIPGRYFHLRSDLEKLSEHALEDVVENFHEKAKSGVILVGGSNFGIGSSREHAPIVLKMSGVKAVVAKSFARIFFRNAINIGLPVIIVDTEKIFDGDDITIDLEKGVLREKRDSYQLKFPPLDIRIQSIIDDGGIVNYIKKHGDISFEM; this is encoded by the coding sequence TTGGCCATTTCAGGGAGAGTCATAAAAGTTTCAGACAACATATCTACCGACCATATCATTCCAGGAAGATATTTTCATCTAAGATCAGATTTAGAAAAGCTATCTGAACATGCCCTTGAAGACGTAGTAGAAAACTTTCACGAGAAGGCAAAAAGCGGCGTAATACTCGTAGGCGGCAGCAATTTTGGCATAGGTTCCTCAAGGGAACACGCGCCAATAGTGCTAAAAATGAGCGGTGTAAAGGCGGTGGTAGCCAAATCTTTTGCCAGAATATTCTTCAGAAATGCTATCAATATAGGCCTGCCTGTTATCATAGTGGACACAGAAAAGATTTTTGATGGGGATGACATCACGATAGATCTCGAAAAGGGCGTTTTAAGAGAGAAAAGAGACAGCTACCAGCTGAAATTTCCGCCTCTTGATATCAGAATCCAATCAATAATAGATGACGGAGGAATTGTAAATTACATAAAAAAACATGGCGACATTTCGTTTGAGATGTAA
- a CDS encoding 4Fe-4S binding protein, with amino-acid sequence MSQSSHLEPVVNRAFCKGCGICIEFCPANILEFDEQRKCRVTDPEKCIKCYQCEMRCPDFAIELVEKGEKK; translated from the coding sequence ATGTCACAAAGTTCTCATCTAGAACCTGTGGTAAACAGGGCTTTTTGTAAGGGGTGCGGTATATGTATAGAATTTTGTCCAGCCAACATTCTGGAATTCGATGAGCAGAGAAAGTGCAGAGTAACTGATCCCGAAAAATGTATAAAGTGTTATCAGTGCGAGATGAGATGCCCAGATTTTGCTATAGAACTCGTTGAAAAAGGTGAAAAAAAATGA
- a CDS encoding 2-oxoacid:acceptor oxidoreductase subunit alpha codes for MSAKLVQGNEAVVYGAFKAGLKFFAGYPITPSTEIAEMCSRDLPKVGGAFIQMEDEISSIAACIGASLAGFRSMSATSGPGFSLMQENIGYAIMAEVPLIIVDVQRMGPSTGIATAPSQSDYMQVRWGTHGDHPMVSFAPFSVEECFTEAIRAFYWSERISSVVVLLLDEVVAHMREGIDIDNVENILEVPDRGSFSEEKGTFRPYKVDRDKGAKLPPLGTGYRFNVTGLVHDEMGFPVEDPEKTGDLIRRLHNKIDAVEDEMSSYDERYTEDADVIVISYGSVARSSLRAVRELRKNNVKVGFFRPITVWPFPSKRVRELSKKVKNIVVAEMSMGQMVHEVERSVGDSCQITLLRGIKGELITPDAIHNTVSEVISK; via the coding sequence ATGAGCGCAAAACTTGTTCAGGGAAACGAGGCAGTTGTTTACGGTGCATTTAAAGCAGGCTTAAAATTTTTTGCAGGATATCCTATTACCCCATCTACAGAGATAGCTGAGATGTGTTCAAGGGATTTGCCAAAGGTCGGCGGGGCTTTTATTCAGATGGAGGATGAGATATCTTCCATAGCTGCCTGTATTGGGGCATCCCTTGCGGGATTTAGATCTATGAGCGCCACCAGCGGACCTGGATTTTCTTTAATGCAGGAAAATATTGGCTACGCGATTATGGCTGAGGTGCCATTGATAATTGTAGATGTTCAGAGAATGGGGCCTAGCACGGGTATAGCTACTGCGCCATCTCAATCTGATTATATGCAAGTAAGGTGGGGGACGCATGGCGATCACCCTATGGTCTCCTTTGCTCCATTTTCCGTTGAAGAGTGCTTTACTGAGGCCATAAGGGCATTTTATTGGTCTGAGAGAATCTCATCGGTGGTAGTGCTGCTCCTTGATGAAGTTGTGGCGCATATGAGAGAGGGCATAGACATTGACAATGTCGAGAATATTCTTGAAGTCCCTGATAGAGGCTCATTTTCAGAGGAAAAAGGGACTTTTCGTCCTTATAAAGTTGATAGAGATAAGGGAGCAAAATTGCCTCCTCTTGGAACAGGCTATAGGTTTAACGTTACAGGCTTGGTCCACGATGAAATGGGCTTTCCTGTGGAAGATCCTGAAAAAACAGGAGATTTGATTAGAAGACTGCACAATAAGATAGACGCAGTTGAAGACGAGATGTCTTCTTATGACGAAAGATACACGGAAGATGCTGACGTGATAGTGATTTCTTATGGTTCTGTTGCCAGATCGAGCCTGCGCGCTGTGAGAGAACTCAGAAAAAATAACGTTAAGGTTGGTTTTTTCAGGCCTATTACAGTATGGCCATTTCCATCGAAGAGAGTTAGGGAATTGTCAAAGAAGGTCAAAAATATAGTTGTGGCAGAGATGAGCATGGGCCAGATGGTGCACGAGGTTGAGAGATCGGTCGGTGATAGCTGCCAAATCACATTGCTTCGAGGCATAAAGGGAGAGCTTATCACCCCTGATGCTATACACAATACTGTAAGTGAGGTGATCTCAAAGTGA
- a CDS encoding 2-oxoacid:acceptor oxidoreductase family protein: MTKELRFAGTGGQGLILAAIIYAEAALYDGHRVLQSQSYGPESRGGASKADCIVSDTEIDYPKVYLADFLLAMSQKAFDKYKADVKKGSVVLFDSTYVEIPEKDENIIYFSAPISKTVRDKIGKELASNIAALGAISVVYPLVGEEILLKAILHRVPKATTELNKSAFNVGKKLGKEILESQGSIEFVF; this comes from the coding sequence GTGACAAAGGAATTAAGATTTGCTGGAACTGGGGGTCAGGGCCTGATACTTGCAGCTATCATATATGCTGAGGCCGCCCTCTACGATGGACACAGAGTCTTGCAGAGCCAATCGTATGGACCTGAATCAAGAGGGGGAGCGAGTAAGGCAGACTGCATTGTTTCTGATACCGAGATAGATTACCCAAAGGTTTATTTAGCTGACTTTTTGCTTGCTATGTCTCAGAAGGCATTCGATAAGTATAAGGCTGATGTAAAAAAGGGATCGGTAGTGCTGTTTGATTCTACTTACGTGGAAATTCCAGAAAAGGATGAAAACATCATATATTTCAGCGCTCCTATTTCAAAGACAGTTAGAGACAAGATTGGCAAAGAGCTGGCATCAAATATAGCCGCTCTTGGAGCTATTTCAGTGGTGTACCCTTTGGTCGGCGAAGAAATATTGTTAAAAGCTATATTGCATAGAGTGCCAAAGGCTACCACAGAGCTGAACAAAAGTGCTTTCAATGTAGGCAAAAAGTTGGGCAAGGAGATCTTGGAGTCGCAAGGCTCTATAGAATTTGTATTTTAA
- the sucC gene encoding ADP-forming succinate--CoA ligase subunit beta translates to MRLFEYQAKSILGQFVNVPKGVLVDKENMNQMIPKLSLPCVLKAQVKVGGRGKAGGVLKVKDSKDLKSNFEKLFSMEIKGEKVEKVLVEELIDIERELYFSVIFYRPSRRFMLVFCEDGGVDIEQLAETKPDAITKVKVDPIIGIKDFMLRNLIKDFELYSVLNKFVKEAYKIFVEKDLVMLEINPLVITKNKEVVCADAKVEFDDNAMYKHPEFEAFLEKSEIEAKKLGFSYVSLDGDIGILGNGAGLVLATIDSVTRAGGKCANFLDIGGGAKSERVKSALKFLVEQKKLKGILINVFGGITRADEVAKGLLEFEEEYKLNLPVVVRLSGTKADEGLELLHGKYEIVSSLRDGAKKIVDLAK, encoded by the coding sequence ATGAGACTTTTTGAATATCAGGCTAAAAGTATATTGGGTCAATTTGTAAACGTTCCAAAAGGCGTACTTGTTGACAAAGAAAATATGAACCAAATGATCCCAAAGCTAAGTCTGCCATGTGTGCTAAAGGCACAGGTGAAGGTTGGAGGCAGAGGAAAGGCTGGGGGAGTCCTAAAAGTAAAGGACTCAAAGGATCTGAAGAGCAATTTTGAAAAGCTCTTTTCTATGGAGATCAAAGGAGAAAAAGTAGAAAAGGTTCTCGTAGAAGAGCTTATAGATATAGAAAGAGAGCTGTATTTCAGCGTAATTTTTTATAGGCCTTCCAGGAGGTTTATGCTCGTTTTTTGTGAAGATGGCGGAGTCGACATAGAACAGCTTGCCGAAACAAAACCTGATGCCATTACTAAGGTAAAGGTTGACCCGATTATAGGCATAAAGGACTTTATGCTAAGGAATCTAATAAAGGATTTTGAGTTATATAGCGTATTAAATAAATTTGTAAAAGAGGCATACAAAATCTTTGTTGAAAAAGATCTTGTAATGCTTGAAATAAATCCGCTCGTCATTACAAAAAATAAAGAAGTGGTGTGCGCGGATGCCAAAGTAGAATTTGACGACAATGCAATGTATAAGCACCCTGAATTTGAGGCCTTCCTTGAAAAGTCCGAAATAGAGGCGAAGAAATTGGGCTTTTCATATGTGTCATTGGATGGAGATATAGGAATTTTAGGAAATGGAGCAGGGTTGGTGCTCGCCACTATCGACTCTGTAACCAGAGCGGGCGGAAAGTGTGCCAATTTCTTGGACATTGGCGGCGGTGCAAAGTCTGAAAGGGTGAAAAGCGCGCTAAAGTTTTTAGTAGAACAAAAGAAATTAAAGGGTATTCTGATAAACGTATTTGGCGGGATTACGAGGGCTGATGAGGTAGCAAAGGGTCTGCTGGAATTCGAAGAAGAGTACAAATTGAATCTTCCAGTAGTAGTCAGGCTTTCTGGGACCAAGGCTGACGAGGGATTAGAGCTGCTTCATGGAAAATATGAGATAGTATCATCTCTAAGAGATGGCGCAAAAAAGATAGTCGACTTGGCTAAATAA
- the sucD gene encoding succinate--CoA ligase subunit alpha, giving the protein MSILLDKRSKILVQGITGREGSFHAEQMLNYPSRVVAGVTPKKGGTLFLDKVPIYNSVEEAVNETGANVSVIFVPPFACQDAIFEAIFAKIKLIICITEGVSLHDMADVYSFLKTKKDVRLIGPNCPGIITPGVCKAGIMPANAFMPGSVGIISRSGTLTYEISHMLTSNGIGQSTVVGIGGDPIIGTTFKDVLMLFERDTQTEMVFLVGEIGGTDEEDACDFIREMTKPVVAFISGASAPEGKRMGHAGAIVYGKMGSVQSKIEAFRSAGVLVAESIDDLLNIAKKTLGVVKTSKGSKQHLFEYYISQIEGSDFSGRF; this is encoded by the coding sequence TTGAGCATTCTTTTAGATAAAAGAAGTAAGATTCTTGTGCAGGGCATCACGGGGAGAGAGGGTTCTTTTCACGCAGAACAGATGTTAAATTATCCAAGCAGAGTAGTAGCTGGGGTTACTCCGAAAAAGGGAGGAACCTTATTCTTAGATAAAGTGCCAATATATAATTCAGTCGAAGAGGCAGTCAACGAAACCGGTGCAAACGTTAGCGTGATATTTGTGCCGCCCTTTGCCTGTCAGGATGCTATATTTGAGGCTATATTTGCAAAAATAAAGCTGATAATATGTATCACAGAAGGTGTAAGCCTGCACGATATGGCAGACGTGTATAGCTTTTTAAAAACAAAAAAAGATGTAAGACTGATAGGTCCAAATTGTCCTGGGATAATAACACCGGGCGTTTGTAAGGCTGGGATTATGCCTGCGAATGCATTTATGCCAGGTTCTGTAGGGATCATTTCAAGGTCTGGAACTCTTACTTATGAAATTTCACATATGCTTACCTCCAATGGAATTGGCCAATCTACAGTAGTTGGGATAGGCGGAGACCCTATCATAGGCACTACATTTAAAGATGTGCTTATGCTTTTCGAAAGGGACACCCAGACAGAGATGGTGTTTCTCGTTGGAGAGATTGGCGGCACTGACGAAGAAGACGCCTGCGATTTTATCAGAGAGATGACGAAGCCTGTGGTCGCCTTTATCTCTGGCGCAAGCGCTCCTGAGGGCAAGAGAATGGGCCATGCGGGAGCAATTGTTTATGGAAAGATGGGCAGCGTCCAGAGCAAGATAGAGGCCTTCAGATCGGCAGGAGTGCTGGTAGCCGAGAGCATTGACGACCTCTTGAACATTGCAAAGAAAACCCTGGGAGTGGTAAAGACTTCAAAGGGGTCGAAGCAGCACCTATTTGAGTATTATATCTCCCAAATTGAAGGAAGCGACTTTAGCGGCAGATTTTAG
- the hypE gene encoding hydrogenase expression/formation protein HypE, producing MSDIITLAHGAGGRLTSELIENVFSVYLEKPLKFDDAAVLDFSGKENELTLCTDVHLVNPIFFPGGNLSLLAIYGTVNDLIAMGSKPLYLTLGWIIEEGVEISTVKKLSDEIKRAADECNIKVVAGDTKVVPKGQGDGVYLSVAGVGQKKTELNINSRNIREDDVLIITGTIADHGCAILLAREEFPLKSNIESDCACLDKLILPAVERFQNDIHAMRDPTRGGLSTVLNEFASSSKICIEIDEANVPIKDEIFGLLDPLGLDPFTMTCEGKMLIACAPNVAQDLLDMLRVHPLGKDAMIIGRASSQVPGRVILNTKIGGKRFLDMPIGENLPRIC from the coding sequence ATGTCAGATATAATAACTCTTGCACATGGAGCGGGAGGCAGGCTCACTTCAGAATTAATTGAAAATGTTTTCTCGGTTTATCTTGAAAAGCCATTAAAATTTGACGATGCGGCAGTTTTAGATTTTTCAGGAAAGGAAAACGAGCTTACCTTATGTACAGACGTTCACCTGGTAAATCCTATTTTCTTCCCTGGGGGGAATCTATCACTGCTTGCTATATACGGAACGGTAAACGACCTTATTGCTATGGGCTCCAAACCCCTTTACCTGACACTTGGCTGGATAATAGAAGAGGGCGTGGAAATTAGCACAGTAAAAAAGCTTTCAGATGAAATAAAAAGAGCCGCAGATGAATGTAATATAAAGGTCGTCGCAGGAGATACTAAGGTAGTCCCAAAGGGACAAGGCGACGGCGTATATCTTAGCGTAGCAGGAGTGGGTCAGAAAAAAACAGAGTTAAATATCAATTCAAGAAACATCAGAGAAGATGACGTTCTTATAATCACTGGAACCATTGCCGATCACGGCTGTGCGATTTTGCTGGCTAGAGAAGAATTCCCACTAAAGTCGAATATAGAAAGTGATTGCGCCTGTCTTGATAAGCTTATTTTGCCAGCAGTAGAAAGATTTCAAAACGATATACACGCAATGAGAGACCCCACAAGAGGCGGTCTCTCTACGGTTCTAAATGAATTTGCCTCATCCTCAAAAATATGCATTGAAATAGACGAGGCAAACGTTCCAATAAAAGATGAAATATTTGGACTCCTTGATCCCTTGGGGCTCGATCCCTTTACTATGACCTGTGAAGGAAAGATGCTCATCGCATGCGCCCCAAACGTTGCGCAAGATTTATTAGACATGCTAAGAGTCCATCCCCTTGGGAAAGATGCCATGATAATAGGTCGTGCCAGCTCCCAGGTGCCAGGAAGAGTCATTCTAAATACAAAGATAGGCGGCAAGAGATTTTTAGATATGCCAATAGGTGAAAACCTACCAAGAATATGCTAA
- the hypD gene encoding hydrogenase formation protein HypD has product MNWLEEFKSPQLSQKILAQIKEYDLPYTFMEVCGTHTVSILRSGVRSLLPKNIKHISGPGCPVCVTSQGDCDLAVEAASIPNICITTFGDMLKVPGSKSNLAQARSEGKHIEIIYGPLDALKCAAEHPEIQVIFLGIGFETTAPTVAATVKKAKEQNIDNFSVLSFHKIVPPALNALLSTNPKIDGFIYPGHVSTVIGIEPYRDVLRKFNKGGVIAGFEPVDILSAILELLKMKQANQPSVINNYSRAVRDEGNPNALKFINEVFAAEDAEWRGMGTIPESGLGFRDEYKRFCAKTKFNLKSKKSVDPPGCKCGEVLQGLIEPYQCPLFGKACTPIKPVGPCMVSSEGSCAAHYKYGKM; this is encoded by the coding sequence TTGAATTGGCTTGAAGAATTTAAATCACCGCAATTATCCCAAAAAATACTTGCACAGATAAAAGAATATGATTTGCCATATACATTTATGGAGGTCTGCGGAACCCATACGGTAAGTATCCTCAGATCGGGCGTTCGATCCCTTCTCCCGAAAAATATAAAGCACATTTCAGGGCCAGGATGTCCTGTCTGTGTGACATCACAAGGAGATTGCGATCTTGCAGTGGAGGCCGCTTCAATTCCAAATATATGTATTACAACTTTTGGCGATATGCTCAAGGTGCCAGGCTCAAAATCAAATTTAGCCCAGGCAAGGTCTGAGGGCAAGCACATTGAGATTATTTATGGGCCTCTTGATGCCTTAAAATGTGCTGCTGAACATCCAGAAATTCAGGTTATATTTCTTGGAATAGGTTTTGAAACCACAGCGCCCACAGTAGCAGCTACAGTAAAGAAGGCAAAAGAGCAAAATATCGATAATTTCAGCGTTCTTTCATTTCACAAAATTGTCCCTCCCGCTCTAAACGCACTTTTATCCACCAACCCAAAAATTGACGGCTTTATTTATCCTGGTCACGTAAGCACCGTGATAGGTATAGAACCTTATAGAGATGTTCTTAGAAAATTTAATAAGGGCGGAGTAATTGCTGGCTTTGAACCGGTAGATATACTGTCTGCTATCTTAGAGCTTTTAAAAATGAAACAGGCCAATCAGCCGAGCGTGATAAACAACTACAGTAGAGCTGTCAGGGATGAAGGAAATCCAAATGCCTTGAAGTTCATAAATGAAGTGTTTGCCGCCGAAGACGCCGAGTGGAGAGGCATGGGAACCATACCAGAGAGCGGTCTTGGGTTCAGGGATGAATATAAAAGATTTTGTGCCAAAACAAAATTTAATCTCAAAAGCAAGAAAAGCGTGGATCCCCCAGGCTGCAAATGCGGAGAGGTTTTACAGGGATTGATAGAGCCATATCAGTGCCCGCTTTTTGGTAAAGCCTGCACCCCTATAAAGCCAGTAGGCCCATGTATGGTTTCTAGTGAAGGCTCGTGCGCAGCTCACTACAAGTATGGAAAAATGTAA
- a CDS encoding HypC/HybG/HupF family hydrogenase formation chaperone, whose protein sequence is MCLAVPMKVTSIENDMATADYMGTETRACTAFLPGVKVGDYILVHAGFAMDVLDEESALEALKLWKELEDLSFDKTEPKLVEEKSIELA, encoded by the coding sequence ATGTGTTTAGCAGTGCCTATGAAGGTTACGTCGATAGAAAATGATATGGCTACAGCAGACTATATGGGGACAGAAACGCGTGCTTGCACAGCATTTTTGCCAGGGGTGAAAGTAGGTGATTATATCCTGGTGCATGCAGGTTTTGCTATGGATGTCCTTGATGAAGAGTCAGCTCTCGAAGCCCTTAAATTGTGGAAAGAGCTCGAAGACCTTTCCTTTGATAAAACAGAGCCAAAACTAGTCGAGGAAAAAAGCATTGAATTGGCTTGA
- a CDS encoding acetylornithine/succinylornithine family transaminase: protein MKANEWMELEHNVHFQTYKRYPVVLASGDGVYLKDIEDRKYMDFIGGISVCSLGHSHPEIAEVLHKQAHTLIHASNLFYHPNQILLAKKLVDLSGLGKVFFCNSGAEANEGALKLARAYHFSKGNPDRNKFLAFEGAFHGRTFGALSVTGQKKYQEPFKPLVPGVVFGPMDDLDKFLKILEKEKNLAAVIIETMPVEGMGVFVLPKKFVKRVREICDQNDTLLILDEVQAGMARTGKMFCYEHYDVTPDIVSLAKGLGTGVPIGAMLAKDSVASYLKFGHHATTFGGSPLICSVALKVLEIMERDNIVEHVSKLGKLADDVFDKWMKEGLLKDYRGMGLLWGIDPVKKTDDVFAKAVELGLFVNMLGANTLRIAPPLIISNEELEKGLNILEKALK, encoded by the coding sequence ATGAAAGCTAATGAGTGGATGGAATTGGAACATAATGTTCATTTTCAAACTTACAAGAGATATCCTGTAGTCTTAGCCAGCGGCGATGGAGTGTACTTAAAAGATATTGAGGACAGGAAATATATGGATTTTATAGGCGGAATATCTGTATGTTCACTTGGACACTCTCATCCAGAGATTGCAGAGGTTCTCCATAAGCAAGCTCATACTTTGATTCATGCGAGCAACCTTTTCTATCATCCAAATCAGATCCTGCTTGCAAAGAAATTGGTAGACCTATCTGGTCTGGGCAAGGTATTTTTCTGTAATTCTGGAGCAGAGGCGAATGAGGGCGCATTGAAACTGGCAAGGGCATATCATTTTTCTAAGGGCAATCCTGACAGAAATAAATTTCTTGCATTTGAAGGAGCATTTCACGGTAGAACTTTTGGAGCTCTTTCTGTAACTGGTCAGAAGAAATATCAAGAACCGTTTAAGCCTCTTGTACCTGGTGTAGTTTTCGGTCCTATGGACGATCTTGATAAGTTCTTAAAGATTTTAGAGAAGGAGAAGAATCTGGCTGCAGTAATAATAGAAACGATGCCTGTAGAGGGTATGGGAGTTTTCGTACTGCCAAAAAAATTCGTGAAAAGAGTCAGAGAAATATGCGATCAAAATGACACCTTGCTGATTTTAGATGAAGTGCAGGCAGGAATGGCCAGAACTGGCAAGATGTTTTGCTATGAGCACTATGACGTTACCCCTGACATAGTCAGCCTTGCAAAGGGATTGGGTACGGGCGTTCCTATTGGAGCGATGCTTGCAAAGGACAGTGTGGCATCTTACTTGAAATTTGGACACCATGCCACTACATTTGGGGGCTCTCCACTAATTTGTTCTGTGGCGCTAAAGGTCTTAGAAATAATGGAAAGAGACAATATAGTAGAGCACGTTAGCAAGCTGGGCAAGTTGGCAGATGACGTTTTCGACAAGTGGATGAAGGAAGGCTTGCTAAAAGATTATAGGGGCATGGGACTTCTTTGGGGGATTGATCCAGTAAAGAAAACTGATGATGTTTTCGCCAAGGCAGTGGAATTGGGCCTTTTCGTAAATATGCTTGGGGCAAATACCTTGAGAATCGCACCTCCTCTAATTATTTCTAATGAAGAGCTTGAAAAGGGCTTAAATATACTGGAGAAAGCTTTAAAGTAA